A window from Candidatus Nitrosotenuis uzonensis encodes these proteins:
- a CDS encoding proteasome assembly chaperone family protein, which yields MKNNSGDHVHEIAKTSFKSPIIFAGFVGPGLAGPLSVGYMIERLKMKEIGYLRSKYLPPSTVFMQGRLRHPFRFYLNDDGTICAIICEITLRMDGLYDIASTILDWAESKGTREFVILDGVASDEHDERTFCAAEEDLCRIMQDKGINMISQGFITGIPGSILNECLVRRIRAITLLVKANNTNPDPLAAATLIDSINKVYGLDIDTTELKKEKERIGKEFKELSEKYKEHRKVDSGMYM from the coding sequence GTGAAAAATAATTCTGGCGATCACGTTCATGAGATTGCCAAGACGAGCTTTAAGAGCCCCATAATCTTTGCAGGTTTTGTAGGTCCGGGTCTTGCAGGCCCGCTTTCTGTAGGATACATGATAGAGAGACTGAAGATGAAAGAGATAGGATACCTTCGTTCAAAATATCTGCCGCCGTCCACCGTTTTTATGCAAGGCAGACTAAGACATCCGTTCAGGTTCTACCTAAATGATGACGGAACGATTTGTGCAATAATTTGTGAGATTACCTTGAGGATGGATGGGCTGTATGATATAGCATCTACCATTCTTGATTGGGCCGAAAGCAAGGGAACAAGGGAATTTGTCATACTTGACGGGGTCGCAAGCGATGAGCATGATGAGAGGACTTTTTGCGCAGCAGAGGAGGACCTATGCAGGATAATGCAGGACAAGGGCATAAACATGATATCTCAGGGATTCATCACAGGAATACCTGGAAGCATACTTAACGAATGTCTTGTGCGCAGGATACGCGCAATAACGCTCCTTGTCAAGGCAAACAACACAAACCCCGATCCGCTTGCAGCGGCGACCCTCATAGATTCCATAAACAAAGTATACGGTCTTGACATCGACACTACCGAGCTCAAAAAGGAAAAGGAGCGCATAGGCAAAGAATTCAAGGAACTGTCTGAAAAATACAAAGAACACCGCAAGGTCGACTCTGGGATGTACATGTGA
- a CDS encoding TldD/PmbA family protein, whose amino-acid sequence MSVCDDIIARSRHLKVDECEAVMCSKRAITVRITDSEITEIKEGLYNVACVRLIHEKKISAAQSTSPHAGMVDDALASSRYLVQRPFWISLPEDSKCHAVKNINDEKLWAADASFAADIAQEMINSALHSSIANISGSLNIVCDEFEIMNTHGLERKEKSTYISGVINSDSDKTSMPSSGIGQSNSRMLHGFDAASIGAEASQMCSNSLNPKSAEQETTSVIFEPMAVGEILTFVLSPNFSLKTYSEKRSCFSGKIGSHIATQEFSLSDEPHVANGLGSKSFDDEGMPTARRQYVREGVMESTYSDLYNAFKENTVTSGNAIRHGSPLGRAAEPIPIASPHNLSITAGNMTRDELVRQTHSGIIVSRLWYTYAVNPIKGDFSCTARSGIWKIEGGRIIHPLKQVRIVHTLPKLLQSISAIANNPRTVLSWAANPVSAPTIRCDGICIAPT is encoded by the coding sequence TTGTCAGTCTGCGACGATATCATCGCACGCTCCAGACACCTCAAGGTAGACGAATGCGAAGCTGTCATGTGTTCAAAGAGAGCAATCACAGTAAGAATAACAGACTCGGAGATTACCGAGATAAAGGAAGGACTCTACAATGTTGCATGCGTGCGATTGATCCATGAAAAGAAAATCTCTGCGGCGCAATCCACATCGCCCCATGCTGGCATGGTTGATGATGCACTTGCATCCTCAAGGTATCTTGTGCAAAGGCCGTTCTGGATATCTCTCCCTGAAGACTCTAAATGCCACGCAGTCAAGAACATCAATGATGAAAAGTTATGGGCAGCTGACGCATCATTTGCAGCAGATATTGCTCAAGAGATGATAAATTCTGCTTTACACAGCAGCATTGCAAACATCTCAGGCTCGCTGAACATCGTGTGTGATGAATTTGAGATAATGAATACGCACGGTCTTGAAAGGAAGGAAAAATCTACATACATATCAGGCGTGATAAACTCGGATTCGGACAAAACCAGTATGCCCTCAAGCGGAATAGGTCAATCAAATTCCAGAATGCTGCATGGCTTTGATGCTGCCAGCATAGGTGCAGAAGCATCACAAATGTGCTCAAACTCGCTCAACCCAAAAAGTGCAGAGCAAGAAACGACAAGCGTCATCTTTGAGCCCATGGCAGTAGGTGAAATACTTACATTCGTTCTTTCTCCTAATTTTTCTCTAAAGACGTACTCTGAGAAGCGCAGCTGCTTTTCAGGCAAGATAGGCTCGCACATAGCAACCCAAGAGTTTTCACTATCAGATGAACCGCACGTTGCAAACGGGCTTGGCAGTAAGTCCTTTGATGATGAGGGCATGCCCACCGCAAGAAGACAGTATGTCAGGGAAGGCGTTATGGAATCGACATATTCTGACCTGTATAACGCGTTCAAAGAAAACACAGTAACATCTGGAAACGCTATAAGGCACGGCTCACCGCTTGGCAGGGCAGCAGAGCCAATACCTATTGCCTCGCCGCACAATCTTTCCATAACTGCAGGCAATATGACAAGAGATGAGCTTGTAAGGCAGACCCACAGCGGCATCATAGTAAGCAGACTTTGGTACACTTATGCTGTAAATCCGATCAAAGGCGACTTTTCATGCACCGCAAGGAGCGGCATCTGGAAAATAGAAGGAGGAAGAATCATACATCCACTAAAGCAGGTAAGAATAGTGCACACACTTCCAAAGCTTTTGCAGAGCATCTCTGCAATAGCAAACAATCCTAGGACGGTTCTTTCGTGGGCTGCAAATCCTGTCAGCGCACCTACCATAAGATGTGATGGGATATGCATTGCGCCAACCTAG
- the cofH gene encoding 5-amino-6-(D-ribitylamino)uracil--L-tyrosine 4-hydroxyphenyl transferase CofH has translation MSTIDLLLKNADPLIAHTLDRALDEKEISEEEAVRLYEAQGLDFHLVGMVADELRRRRVGDTVTFVVNRNINFTNVCIKQCGFCAFSRDFREEEGYFLPTEEIVRRAKEAYSLGATEVCIQAGLPPDMDAGLYEKICRAIKSEIPDMHIHGFSPEEVLYGATRSQVSIKEYLSRLKDAGVNTLPGTAAEILDQKIRDKISPGRISVDDWTEVIKTAHRLGINSTSTIMFGHIETREDRVRHIAKIRQIQKETGGFTEFVPLNFVHTEAPMYRYKMHEGIQSGADANDVLLTHAISRIMLNNHINNIQMSWVKEGPKMSQILLMWGANDFGGTLINESISTSAGSQHGQLLRPREIRRIIREAGRIPAQRTTTYKIIKTYNTDSESDELDRVDDTNRFGSYFELVKIDKYRYKNPRSS, from the coding sequence ATGAGCACAATCGACTTGCTGCTAAAAAACGCTGATCCGCTTATTGCTCACACCCTAGATAGGGCACTTGATGAGAAGGAGATATCTGAGGAGGAGGCCGTGCGTCTTTATGAGGCGCAAGGCCTTGACTTTCACCTTGTCGGGATGGTGGCAGACGAGCTTAGAAGAAGGCGGGTCGGCGATACTGTCACATTCGTAGTCAATAGAAACATCAACTTTACAAACGTGTGCATAAAGCAGTGCGGGTTTTGCGCGTTTAGTAGAGACTTTAGAGAAGAGGAAGGATATTTTTTGCCAACCGAGGAGATAGTAAGACGGGCAAAAGAAGCATACAGTCTTGGTGCCACCGAGGTTTGCATACAGGCCGGACTTCCTCCAGACATGGACGCTGGATTGTATGAAAAAATCTGCAGGGCAATCAAGTCAGAAATACCAGACATGCACATACACGGATTCTCCCCTGAAGAAGTGCTGTACGGTGCAACACGTTCACAAGTTTCAATCAAGGAATACCTATCAAGACTAAAGGATGCAGGCGTCAACACGCTTCCTGGTACCGCCGCTGAGATCTTGGATCAGAAGATCAGAGACAAGATCTCACCAGGCAGAATATCAGTTGACGACTGGACCGAGGTGATAAAGACGGCTCACAGACTGGGAATTAATTCCACATCTACCATCATGTTCGGCCACATAGAGACTCGTGAGGACAGAGTAAGGCATATTGCAAAAATTCGCCAAATACAAAAAGAGACTGGCGGATTTACCGAGTTTGTGCCGCTCAATTTCGTCCACACCGAGGCACCAATGTACAGGTACAAGATGCATGAGGGAATTCAAAGTGGCGCAGATGCAAATGATGTGCTACTCACTCATGCGATATCAAGAATAATGCTAAACAACCACATCAACAACATACAGATGTCTTGGGTCAAGGAGGGCCCCAAGATGTCACAAATATTGCTCATGTGGGGGGCAAACGATTTTGGCGGCACCCTGATAAATGAGAGTATCTCAACTTCAGCTGGCTCTCAGCACGGACAGCTTCTCAGGCCGCGCGAGATAAGGCGCATCATACGCGAGGCAGGAAGAATTCCTGCACAACGTACAACCACATACAAGATAATCAAGACATACAACACAGACTCGGAAAGCGACGAGTTAGACAGAGTCGACGATACCAATAGATTCGGCTCGTACTTTGAGTTGGTAAAAATCGACAAATACAGATACAAAAACCCAAGGTCGTCATAG
- the cofG gene encoding 7,8-didemethyl-8-hydroxy-5-deazariboflavin synthase subunit CofG, protein MSDLVLDSEPLNRIAEGRKVTKEHAFEIFNLAKDNPSELYNVAAWMRNKHKKKTVTFSKKAFFNLVNLCRDTCGYCTYKAEPASSKLSMMSKNEVRELARLARKYKCTEALFVTGERPEQKYAEARKWLKDNGFSSTPEYLVHASEIALSEGLFPHTNAGNLSKSELAELKKTNVSMGLMLESASQRLMQENMPHHLAPSKNPKERISVLRNAGELKIPMTTGILLGIGETPEESIESIFAISALHEQYGNIQEIILQNFQPKHDTVMRKMPSAEENYFKIMVAMTRVIMPEMNIQIPPNLSPRSYQRFLEVGINDWGGISPLTSDYVNPEFAWPEISFVDKNCRMAGFELKARLPVYPEFISMTDSGLHEKIAQATDTEGLAKTSYWK, encoded by the coding sequence TTGAGCGACCTTGTGCTCGATTCTGAGCCGCTAAACAGAATTGCAGAGGGAAGAAAGGTTACAAAAGAGCACGCATTTGAGATTTTCAATTTAGCAAAAGACAACCCCTCTGAGCTGTACAATGTTGCAGCTTGGATGCGAAATAAACACAAAAAGAAAACAGTCACATTCTCAAAGAAGGCATTCTTCAATCTAGTAAATTTATGCAGAGATACTTGCGGATACTGCACGTACAAGGCAGAACCGGCAAGCTCCAAACTGTCAATGATGAGTAAAAATGAGGTAAGGGAGCTGGCAAGGCTTGCAAGAAAGTACAAGTGCACTGAAGCGCTTTTTGTCACTGGCGAGAGGCCAGAGCAAAAGTATGCTGAGGCACGAAAATGGCTCAAAGACAATGGGTTCTCAAGCACGCCAGAATACCTTGTGCACGCTTCAGAGATAGCGCTCAGTGAAGGGCTGTTCCCGCACACAAATGCCGGAAACCTATCAAAATCAGAGCTTGCTGAGCTGAAAAAGACAAACGTCAGCATGGGTCTCATGCTTGAGAGTGCAAGCCAGAGATTGATGCAGGAGAATATGCCGCACCATCTTGCCCCGAGCAAAAATCCAAAAGAGAGAATAAGCGTACTGAGGAACGCAGGTGAGCTCAAAATACCCATGACCACCGGTATCCTGCTTGGCATAGGAGAGACACCGGAAGAGTCAATCGAGTCGATATTTGCAATAAGTGCACTACACGAACAGTATGGGAACATCCAGGAGATAATACTGCAGAACTTTCAGCCAAAACATGACACAGTCATGAGAAAGATGCCATCTGCGGAGGAAAATTACTTTAAGATCATGGTTGCAATGACACGGGTAATCATGCCGGAAATGAACATACAGATACCGCCTAATCTATCGCCAAGATCATACCAGAGATTTCTTGAAGTAGGCATAAACGACTGGGGCGGAATCTCACCACTGACATCAGATTATGTAAATCCGGAATTTGCATGGCCTGAGATATCTTTCGTTGATAAGAATTGCCGGATGGCAGGATTTGAACTCAAGGCAAGGCTGCCGGTATATCCGGAGTTTATTTCCATGACAGATTCGGGACTACATGAGAAAATCGCACAGGCAACTGACACGGAGGGTCTTGCAAAGACATCGTACTGGAAATGA
- a CDS encoding S1C family serine protease → MSKSTAIVGSLLGVIIVLIAYSVLLNPPSQIPTVDVISQTTKNVGIAQNANYELSLVQIFDKSEAGVVRINVQRPAEASRGPIGIGSGFVYDKEGHIITNAHVVDKADKVTVTFLDGRSFKGKVIGHDAFTDLAVIKVNASSDALHPLELGDSSQLRVGQPIAAIGNPFGLSGSMTSGIVSALGRLLPTQDRGFQIPDIIQTDAAINPGNSGGPLLNMQGQVVGINTAIQSESGEFSGVGFAIPSNTVKKIVPGLIRDGGYHHPWVGISGRDIDPELAEILGLKDARGFLIINVLDDSPAEKAGLRGTTESKDIDGVRYHLGGDIILAVDGKTVRKIDDILIHLQREKTVGDQMVLQILRDGKVTDVVITLTERPNSNSIINSTESTQR, encoded by the coding sequence TTGAGCAAATCAACTGCAATAGTAGGTAGTCTTCTCGGAGTAATAATAGTGCTTATTGCGTACAGCGTTCTGCTAAATCCGCCAAGCCAGATTCCAACAGTTGATGTTATCTCACAGACTACAAAAAACGTCGGAATAGCGCAGAACGCCAATTATGAGTTATCTCTAGTCCAAATTTTTGACAAGTCCGAGGCAGGAGTTGTCCGTATTAACGTGCAGAGACCTGCAGAGGCATCACGCGGTCCGATCGGGATAGGCTCTGGATTCGTCTACGATAAGGAAGGCCACATCATAACAAACGCCCATGTCGTGGACAAGGCAGACAAAGTTACAGTTACGTTTTTGGACGGAAGATCATTTAAGGGAAAAGTGATCGGGCATGATGCGTTTACCGATCTTGCAGTGATTAAAGTCAATGCCAGCTCCGATGCACTACACCCACTTGAGCTTGGAGACTCCTCACAGCTCAGAGTTGGCCAGCCCATAGCGGCAATAGGAAATCCGTTTGGACTTTCAGGCTCGATGACATCAGGTATAGTTAGCGCTCTTGGAAGACTGCTTCCAACGCAGGACCGGGGATTCCAGATACCAGATATCATACAGACGGATGCAGCGATAAACCCAGGCAACTCTGGCGGGCCACTTTTGAACATGCAGGGTCAGGTAGTCGGAATCAATACAGCAATCCAGTCAGAATCGGGCGAATTTTCCGGCGTCGGATTCGCAATACCATCCAACACGGTAAAGAAGATAGTTCCTGGACTTATCCGGGACGGAGGATACCACCATCCATGGGTTGGAATATCCGGAAGAGATATCGATCCTGAACTAGCTGAGATTTTGGGCCTCAAGGATGCAAGAGGATTTCTAATCATCAATGTTCTAGATGACAGTCCGGCGGAAAAGGCTGGTCTGCGCGGCACTACAGAGTCAAAAGACATAGACGGTGTAAGATACCACCTTGGAGGAGACATCATACTTGCAGTAGATGGCAAAACAGTCAGGAAGATAGATGACATACTCATACACCTGCAAAGGGAAAAGACAGTAGGTGATCAGATGGTATTGCAGATTCTAAGAGACGGCAAAGTGACAGATGTGGTGATCACTTTGACTGAAAGGCCCAACTCCAACAGCATCATAAACTCGACCGAGTCCACACAAAGATAA
- a CDS encoding glycosyltransferase, which translates to MDFVDIVNYVFVAIVIGIILAWAFLLKSMANSFNKTPSLDKFSNTIHRMPMVSVILPARNEEGFIEKCLDSLLEQDYENYEIIAIDDSSEDDTGKIISEYAKKNPRIVHVSARPKPDGWMGKNWACMEGYKKTQGELLLFTDSDTTHSRNVISLAVSHLLSAELDALTVIPKMNCLDRWTKITLPVLSTFLHTRFSALRVNDPTKKTGYFFGSFFIIRKSIYEKVGMHEGVKSEIIEDGALGKKVKESGFKLRMVRGDHLVDAVWARDWPTLWHALKRLMIPLYLQNGKAAIGVFFAVLFLLFMPYVFLVYSALLLQYSSSFATLFASSAVSAGLLYAAGLYDARELKIPAKYAVCGPLGSLVIIAGFLAGLAHAKSNRSVSWRGRQYHMRDHVQNSISV; encoded by the coding sequence ATGGACTTTGTCGACATTGTCAACTATGTCTTTGTTGCAATCGTAATTGGAATCATACTTGCTTGGGCGTTTCTGCTAAAATCCATGGCAAACTCGTTCAACAAGACACCGTCGCTGGACAAGTTCTCAAATACAATACACAGGATGCCAATGGTATCAGTCATACTTCCTGCAAGAAACGAGGAGGGATTTATCGAAAAATGTCTTGATTCGCTGCTGGAGCAGGATTATGAGAATTATGAGATAATCGCAATAGATGACTCTTCTGAGGATGACACCGGCAAGATAATTTCAGAGTATGCAAAAAAGAATCCAAGAATAGTTCACGTGAGCGCAAGGCCCAAACCAGACGGATGGATGGGAAAGAACTGGGCATGTATGGAAGGATACAAAAAGACGCAAGGCGAGCTTTTGCTTTTTACTGATTCGGATACCACGCACTCACGGAATGTCATATCGCTTGCAGTATCACACCTTCTCTCAGCTGAGCTTGACGCACTGACTGTCATTCCAAAGATGAACTGCCTGGATAGGTGGACAAAGATCACGCTTCCAGTACTTTCCACATTTCTGCACACGCGTTTTTCAGCTTTGCGCGTAAACGATCCGACAAAGAAGACAGGCTACTTTTTTGGCAGTTTTTTTATCATAAGAAAATCAATATATGAAAAAGTCGGAATGCATGAGGGAGTAAAATCCGAGATTATCGAGGACGGGGCACTTGGGAAGAAGGTAAAAGAATCAGGATTCAAGTTGCGTATGGTGCGAGGCGACCACCTAGTTGATGCAGTTTGGGCGCGTGACTGGCCCACATTATGGCATGCCCTAAAAAGACTGATGATTCCGCTATACCTGCAGAATGGTAAAGCTGCAATAGGCGTGTTCTTTGCAGTGCTCTTTTTGCTTTTCATGCCGTATGTGTTTTTGGTATACTCTGCGCTGCTGCTCCAATATTCGAGCTCGTTTGCAACCCTGTTTGCTTCTTCGGCAGTATCAGCTGGCCTTCTTTATGCAGCCGGACTGTATGATGCAAGAGAGCTCAAGATACCGGCAAAATACGCAGTGTGCGGACCACTTGGCAGTCTTGTGATTATTGCAGGCTTTCTTGCCGGCCTTGCTCACGCAAAAAGTAACAGATCCGTCTCATGGCGCGGCAGACAGTATCACATGAGAGATCATGTGCAAAACTCAATCAGCGTGTGA
- a CDS encoding type II toxin-antitoxin system RatA family toxin, translated as MTEIEASVNISAPVEKVWQIVSDLDGEPKFWKGTKSVRNISKDGNTIVREVTIAFKDSKCMQKVTLTPNEKIFAEFTEGIIKGTKTVILIPHGNETELKAVWDIKLSGMMGMFTGMVKKHIKSGTEQALESIKKEIEK; from the coding sequence ATGACGGAAATTGAGGCTTCAGTGAACATAAGTGCACCGGTAGAGAAAGTATGGCAGATTGTCTCCGACCTTGACGGTGAACCAAAATTCTGGAAGGGCACCAAGTCGGTCAGGAATATATCAAAGGACGGCAACACTATCGTGCGCGAGGTAACCATCGCATTCAAGGATTCAAAGTGCATGCAAAAAGTCACACTTACTCCAAACGAGAAAATATTTGCAGAATTCACGGAGGGAATAATCAAGGGTACAAAGACAGTAATCCTCATCCCACACGGTAACGAAACGGAGCTGAAGGCAGTCTGGGACATCAAGCTCTCAGGCATGATGGGTATGTTCACAGGCATGGTCAAAAAGCACATCAAAAGTGGCACAGAGCAGGCACTTGAGAGCATAAAAAAAGAAATCGAGAAATAA
- a CDS encoding tRNA-binding protein produces MSITYDDFAKLDIRVAKIISTERIPGKTKIIKGVIDLGDQSRSLIIGGAQYFTPEELVGKTVIAITNLEPKTVGGVESNAMLLAADLNDKPYWLTVDSDVPTGTKIK; encoded by the coding sequence ATGAGCATCACATACGATGACTTTGCAAAGCTGGATATTCGTGTTGCAAAGATAATCTCCACAGAAAGGATTCCAGGCAAGACAAAGATAATCAAAGGAGTAATAGATCTTGGTGATCAAAGTCGCTCGCTGATAATAGGGGGCGCCCAGTATTTTACCCCAGAAGAGCTTGTGGGTAAGACGGTTATTGCAATAACCAATCTGGAACCTAAAACCGTTGGCGGTGTCGAATCAAACGCAATGCTTCTTGCAGCTGACCTTAACGATAAACCGTACTGGCTTACAGTTGACTCTGATGTACCGACTGGAACCAAAATAAAATAG
- a CDS encoding PAC2 family protein, translating to MKIENFGEFRLKDITLISSLPDMGRVGGLVTEHIAQKIGAKIAAKVVLTDKPWVELKDGIIEMPFDEYKLLVDEKSSLVIFTGENQPQEPAMVFELVNFVIDTVQKWGNIKRIISTGGYMPMQKTDGDSVYCVATDQDTLDEMKSYGIKQLGGDVKSITWFNGLVLGIAKLKKIPGIGLFGEIYDAENPQHRAAKNIIEKIEKMINISIGTTELKEKILEKPVETKKDGPGIG from the coding sequence GTGAAGATAGAGAATTTTGGAGAATTCAGGTTAAAGGACATCACGTTGATTTCCTCACTGCCAGACATGGGGCGCGTCGGCGGACTTGTAACTGAACACATTGCACAAAAAATAGGCGCCAAGATTGCAGCCAAAGTTGTTCTCACAGACAAGCCCTGGGTAGAGCTCAAAGACGGAATAATAGAGATGCCGTTTGACGAGTACAAGTTATTAGTTGATGAGAAGAGCTCACTTGTCATATTTACAGGCGAGAACCAACCACAGGAACCTGCGATGGTATTTGAGCTGGTAAACTTTGTGATTGATACTGTGCAAAAATGGGGCAATATCAAAAGAATAATTTCCACGGGAGGCTACATGCCGATGCAGAAAACAGATGGCGATTCCGTCTACTGTGTTGCCACTGACCAAGATACTCTCGATGAGATGAAGTCCTATGGCATAAAGCAGCTTGGCGGTGATGTCAAAAGCATCACATGGTTCAATGGCCTTGTGTTAGGCATTGCCAAGCTGAAAAAAATACCAGGTATAGGACTGTTCGGTGAGATTTATGATGCGGAAAACCCGCAACACCGCGCCGCAAAAAACATCATAGAGAAAATAGAGAAGATGATAAACATCTCAATAGGAACGACCGAGCTCAAAGAAAAAATACTGGAAAAGCCCGTAGAGACAAAAAAAGACGGCCCTGGCATAGGCTAG